The Megalops cyprinoides isolate fMegCyp1 chromosome 12, fMegCyp1.pri, whole genome shotgun sequence genome contains a region encoding:
- the gpx3 gene encoding glutathione peroxidase 3: MAGLAGWHILPLFVVGVFQPSLGGINNKVCDPNTQDTIYNYGATTLNGSRYVSFDEYKGKTVLFVNVATYUGLTLQYLELNALHDEMKDYGFTILGFPCNQFGKQEPGANHEIMATLKYVRPGNGFVPNFLLFQKVDVNGQQEQGVYTFLKNACPPVGDSFGNPTNRLFWEPLRVNDIKWNFEKFLVGPDGKPVMRWYPRVNVSDVRNDILKYLSFLQGQRRGFDAFPFDR; the protein is encoded by the exons ATGGCggggctggctggctggcatATTTTACCACTGTTTGTGGTGGGTGTATTTCAGCCAAGTCTGGGAGGAATTAACAACAAG GTTTGTGATCCCAACACTCAAGACACCATTTACAACTATGGTGCGACAACTCTGAACGGTAGCCGTTATGTCTCCTTTGATGAGTATAAGGGGAAGACAGTCCTCTTTGTCAATGTGGCTACCTACTGAGGACTCACCCTCCAGTACCTGG AGCTGAATGCACTACATGATGAAATGAAGGACTATGGGTTTACCATTCTGGGGTTTCCCTGTAACCAGTTTGGCAAACAGGAACCTGGGGCAAATCATGAAATTATGGCCACTTTAAA GTATGTCCGACCTGGAAACGGGTTTGTTCCAAACTTCTTGTTGTTTCAAAAGGTTGATGTGAATGGACAGCAGGAGCAAGGAGTCTACACCTTCCTAAAG AACGCTTGCCCTCCAGTGGGAGACAGCTTTGGGAACCCCACCAACAGGCTCTTCTGGGAACCCCTGAGGGTCAACGACATCAAGTGGAATTTTGAGAAGTTTCTGGTGGGGCCAGACGGCAAACCTGTGATGAGGTGGTACCCCAGGGTCAACGTCTCTGACGTCAGGAACGACATCCTGAAATACCTAAGCTTTCTCCAAGGGCAGAGGAGAGGCTTTGATGCTTTTCCTTTTGATCGCTAA